The following coding sequences lie in one Labrus bergylta chromosome 5, fLabBer1.1, whole genome shotgun sequence genomic window:
- the nab2 gene encoding NGFI-A-binding protein 2, translating into MSLPRTLGELQLYRVLQRANLLAYYETFIQQGGDDVQQLCEAAEEEFLEIMALVGMATKPLHVRRLQKALRDWAANPALFSQPVSNVPLGGIPLFKVEGTGSGPAGGPRKSVSNGQPGSPCEREDRACLTPMHSGSPRSPCSQASPQPPDTHYREKLSPMDPHWLSPEPDGNYSLASASGVEEEPPSPQCPLGPCISPIPSASFNSTALSAWPGGQLDGETARAVVESVDRLLRTLPRSDPTEVKTLLRMNKKMAKTVGHIFKMGSQDVNKEEEIRKYSLIYGRFDSKRREGKQLTHHELIINEAAAQFCMRDNALLLRRVELFSLARQVARKCAYTSTLKHARTNADENNVLLLKRAKHEVIVPESVSSLLGVDGSEGMTQRADDDSLSTESLDSVSHDIGSQCNQSPSPRPHSDTSNPANWSRHLIQQTLMDEGLRLARLVSHDRAGKLIIGSEGTHSTDLEVKVERRSSITACRSGSPCITKEDSNHRGK; encoded by the exons ATGTCTTTGCCACGCACACTTGGGGAGCTGCAGCTGTATCGGGTGCTGCAGAGGGCCAACCTGCTAGCCTATTATGAAACCTTCATCCAACAGGGCGGTGACGATGTGCAGCAGCTCTGCGAGGCGGCAGAGGAGGAGTTCCTGGAGATCATGGCACTAGTTGGCATGGCCACCAAGCCACTTCATGTGCGTAGGCTGCAAAAGGCCCTCAGAGACTGGGCTGCCAACCCTGCCCTCTTCAGCCAGCCCGTCTCTAATGTTCCTCTGGGGGGCATCCCACTGTTCAAAGTGGAAGGGACAGGAAGTGGACCAGCAGGCGGGCCCAGGAAGTCTGTGAGCAATGGGCAGCCCGGGTCTCCGTGTGAGAGGGAGGACCGGGCTTGTCTTACTCCAATGCACAGTGGCAGCCCAAGAAGCCCCTGCTCCCAGGCGTCCCCACAGCCACCAGACACACACTACAGAGAAAAACTGTCCCCCATGGATCCACACTGGCTCAGCCCAGAGCCTGATGGGAACTACAGCTTGGCTTCTGCCTCTGGAGTAGAGGAGGAGCCGCCTAGCCCACAGTGTCCCCTGGGTCCCTGCATATCTCCAATCCCCTCTGCATCTTTCAACTCGACAGCCCTGTCAGCCTGGCCCGGAGGACAGTTGGATGGAGAGACTGCAAGGGCGGTGGTGGAGAGTGTGGATAGGCTTCTCAGGACACTGCCAAGGTCAGATCCTACAGAGGTGAAGACTCTGCTCCGGATGAACAAGAAGATGGCAAAAACTGTGGGTCACATCTTCAAAATGGGCTCCCAGGAtgtcaacaaagaagaagaaattaggAAGTACAGTCTCATCTACGGACGCTTTGACTCCaagaggagagaagggaagCAGCTTACACATCATGAG TTAATCATCAATGAAGCTGCAGCCCAGTTCTGTATGCGCGACAATGCCCTACTGCTGAGACGGGTGGAGCTCTTTTCTTTGGCTCGGCAGGTGGCAAGAAAATGTGCTTACACCTCCACACTCAAGCATGCAAG GACAAATGCAGATGAGAACAACGTCCTGCTCCTGAAGAGAGCGAAACATGAG GTCATTGTGCCTGAGAGTGTGTCATCTCTCCTCGGAGTGGACGGCTCAGAGGGCATGACCCAGAGGGCAGATGATGACAGCTTATCCACAGAAAGCCTCGACAGTGTCTCACATG ACATCGGCTCCCAGTGCAACCAGTCTCCGTCCCCCAGGCCCCACTCCGATACCTCTAACCCTGCCAACTGGAGTCGCCATCTCATACAACAAACGCTAATGGATGAAGGGCTGCGATTGGCACGGTTGGTGTCACATGATCGGGCTGGCAAGCTCATCATAGGATCAGAAGGAACTCACTCTACAG ACCTTGAGGTTAAAGTGGAGAGGCGGAGCTCGATAACAGCGTGTAGGAGCGGTAGTCCCTGCATCACAAAAGAAGACTCTAATCACCGAGGGAAATGA
- the zgc:113184 gene encoding uncharacterized protein zgc:113184, translating to MEEAYSELYQQFLRLRSLCLRQAALLHQLTASQQSPQGVPVPHRESDMMSIPIQCSQEIPVCLHEKPQQHAVTAHNSAAQCYINEPSRNVENFPDLLAGDMFKLCLDLPPQRKEDDNFEQKVSPLLSEDSTRWQGASSCVSTNLSQTDGFGRDMTMHTAAMPVSAGPTLAGDFLCPSSGMLMSDVALQSHVCEFCQAVFPGDTTTKGDFLKHLYTHVT from the exons ATGGAGGAAGCGTACAGTGAGCTGTACCAGCAGTTTCTTCGCTTGAGGTCACTCTGCCTGAGACAGGCCGCTCTGTTACATCAACTCACAGCTTCTCAACAGAGTCCACAAG GCGTCCCTGTTCCTCATAGAGAGAGTGATATGATGTCCATCCCTATCCAGTGCAGCCAAGAAATCCCTGTCTGTCTCCATGAAAAGCCTCAACAGCATGCAGTCACAGCACACAACTCTGCAGCTCAGTGCTACATCAATGAACCCTCTAGAAATGTGGAGAATTTCCCCGATCTTCTTGCTGGAGATATGTTCAAGCTCTGTTTGGATTTGCCTCCTCAAAGAAAGGAAGATGATAACTTCGAACAAAAGGTCTCACCCCTGTTAAGCGAGGACTCCACAAGGTGGCAGGGAGCCTCTTCATGTGTCTCAACAAATCTGAGTCAAACAGATGGTTTCGGTAGAGACATGACGATGCACACTGCAGCA ATGCCTGTGTCAGCAGGTCCTACCCTGGCTGGTGACTTCCTATGTCCGTCTAGCGGGATGCTGATGTCAGACGTAGCGCTTCAGTCTCATGTTTGCGAGTTCTGCCAGGCGGTTTTCCCCGGAGACACAACCACCAAAGGGGATTTTCTGAAACATCTTTACACCCATGTCACCTAA
- the LOC109990324 gene encoding probable nuclear hormone receptor HR38 codes for MSCVQTQYASMPHDNFFSSEFLNSDLSAKLAMDIGGQKDQLSTSSLPSINTLVGNGYMGEFDGYSCKITTSPPNSTVSFSHTAVTESPQMQSQTFKLDDLQVYGCYPGSFAFSCYDETLSSCGSDYYGSPVYATASSPTPGFQTQSVHVWDSPFSTYPSAPQASVADKAAMAQQLSFFSFSPTPEQHSPLGQHQESNQDDPFFLPPQQHVSPLHCPPISLDHRPLESPRSVDGAMTSPKNHSPGSSEGRCAVCGDNASCQHYGVRTCEGCKGFFKRTVQKKAKYVCLANKDCPVDKRRRNRCQFCRFQKCLAVGMVKEVVRTDSLKGRRGRLPSKPKNVTEASSTTPSVNIIASLVKADMDSNPSIGQLDYSKYQETVDNLKEKVDSGDIQQFYDLLTGSLDVIRSWAENIPGFTDFCTEDQELLLESAFVELFILRLAYRSNPGKDKLIFCNGLVLHRLQCVRSFGDWIDSIMDFSQNLHRMNLDVSLFACLSALVIITDRHGLKEPKRVEDFQNHLITCLREHVSGNGSETIRTQPSYLSRLLGKLPELRTLCTQGLQRIFYLKLEDLVTPPPIVEKIFMDILPF; via the exons ATGTCCTGTGTACAAACACAGTATGCATCCATGCCCCATGACAACTTCTTCAGCTCTGAGTTCTTGAATTCTGACCTCAGTGCCAAATTGGCAATGGACATCGGTGGCCAAAAGGATCAGCTGTCTACATCTTCGCTGCCCAGCATCAACACCTTGGTGGGAAATGGGTACATGGGGGAGTTTGATGGCTATTCTTGCAAGATCACCACCTCTCCTCCCAACTCTACAGTTTCATTCAGCCACACCGCTGTAACTGAAAGTCCTCAAATGCAGAGCCAAACCTTCAAGCTGGATGATCTCCAGGTGTATGGCTGTTACCCAGGTTCCTTTGCGTTCAGCTGCTATGATGAAACTCTTTCCTCATGTGGCTCTGACTACTATGGCAGCCCAGTCTATGCCACTGCTTCTTCTCCGACACCAGGCTTCCAGACGCAGTCTGTACATGTCTGGGATTCCCCTTTCAGCACCTACCCCTCAGCCCCCCAAGCCTCTGTGGCTGATAAAGCTGCCATGGCCCAGCagctctcttttttctccttcagccCCACACCAGAGCAGCACTCTCCCTTGGGCCAGCATCAGGAGTCGAACCAGGATGACCCTTTCTTCCTGCCTCCTCAGCAGCATGTCTCCCCACTTCATTGTCCCCCTATTTCCCTGGACCACAGACCCCTCGAAAGTCCTAGGTCAGTGGATGGGGCCATGACGTCTCCCAAAAACCACAGCCCAGGGTCCAGTGAAGGTCGCTGTGCAGTTTGTGGTGACAATGCATCCTGTCAGCACTACGGAGTCCGCACCTGTGAGGGCTGTAAAGGATTCTTCAAG cgaactgtacaaaaaaaagcaaagtatGTGTGTCTTGCCAATAAAGACTGCCCGGtggacaagaggaggaggaaccgCTGCCAGTTCTGTCGTTTTCAGAAATGTCTCGCAGTTGGGATGGTTAAAGAAG TGGTTCGCACTGACAGCCTGAAAGGGCGCCGGGGCCGCCTGCCCTCTAAACCTAAGAATGTGACTGAGGCTTCATCCACGACCCCAAGTGTCAACATCATAGCCTCTCTTGTCAAGGCTGACATGGACTCAAACCCAAGCATTGGACAGCTTGATTACTCCAAG TACCAGGAGACAGTGGACAACCTGAAAGAAAAGGTGGACAGCGGTGACATCCAGCAGTTTTATGACCTTCTGACTGGTTCTTTGGATGTAATAAGATCTTGGGCTGAAAACATCCCAGGCTTCACAGATTTCTGCACAGAGGACCAGGAGCTACTCCTAGAATCTGCCTTTGTTGAGCTCTTCATTCTGCGACTCGCATACAG GTCAAATCCAGGGAAGGATAAGCTAATCTTTTGTAATGGCTTGGTACTCCATCGACTGCAGTGCGTCCGCAGTTTTGGTGACTGGATCGATTCTATCATGGACTTCTCCCAGAACCTTCACCGCATGAACCTGGATGTGTCCCTGTTTGCCTGCCTTTCAGCACTCGTTATAATCACTG ATCGCCATGGGCTCAAAGAGCCAAAGCGGGTGGAGGACTTCCAGAATCATCTCATCACTTGTCTTAGGGAACATGTGAGTGGAAATGGCTCAGAAACGATTCGGACCCAGCCCAGCTATCTCTCAAGGCTTTTGGGCAAACTCCCTGAACTAAGGACTTTATGCACTCAGGGCCTACAGCGAATCTTCTACCTGAAACTGGAGGACCTAGTCACTCCTCCACCAATAGTGGAGAAAATCTTTATGGACATTCTGCCGTtctga
- the dgkab gene encoding diacylglycerol kinase, alpha b isoform X2 has protein sequence MASSDDTEGSLTAVDFIQLQQYMEYSSLRVKDVIKEFHPGGRLAQHSFKECVDAVGFCLFLKTYLEVDDLPAHFCQRLYRYFQHVDLDGSLKTPPHKGTPGGVFLRDVSCYFSVLEEGQPREKLEFTFKLYDKDCNKLLDSSEVDRIITQMMRAANYLGWDVTELRPVLKDMMTAIDVDDSGTVTLEEWVKGGMNNVPLLVLLGLKMTERDGQHIWRMKHFNKPTYCSVCQNMLLGLGKQGLCCTCCKYTVHSRCANKNPEPCARTFVKSKQEISVPSHDWIRADCNSTKCEVCHKKIKTLAGRRCVWCHDMRHDDCVFTGTSSCDCGPLRDHILPPWAIYAVSKEEDSNLLHVTPDGHVLQIHPIPDTHPLLVFVNPKSGGKQGERVLRKFQYLLNPRQVYNLSNGGPTPGLHFFRNLHEYRILVCGGDGTVGWLLDAIDKADLQVHPPVAVLPLGTGNDMARCLRWGGGYEGSDLREILKEIEASQLIQMDRWSIQVIPDDPQEAGDPVPYEIINNYFSIGVDASIAHRFHSMREKHPQRFNSRMKNKLWYFEFATSETLSSSCKRLKDCLTIECSGRSLDLSSMSLEGIAVLNIPSMHGGSNLWGESKKPDSGTEVEHSDVITDRELLKTIPQDMSDKRLEVVGLEGVIEMGQIYTGLKSAGHRLAQTSQITIRTIKALPMQIDGEPWMQPPCTIHITHKNQAQMLMAAPAKSSGFFHLK, from the exons ATGGCCTCCTCTGATGACACTGAAGGGTCACTGACTGCTGTGGATTTCatccagctgcagcagtacATGGAAT ACAGCAGTTTGAGGGTGAAAGATGTGATCAAGGAGTTCCATCCTGGGGGTCGACTGGCACAGCACAGCTTTAAAGAG TGCGTTGATGCAGTGGGCTTCTGTCTTTTTCTAAAGACCTACCTGGAAGTGGATGATTTACCTGCACATTTCTGCCAGCGCCTGTATCGGTATTTTCAACATGTAGATCTGGATGGGTCCTTAAAGACCCCCCCCCATAAAGGAA CTCCAGGTGGGGTCTTTCTTCGTGATGTGTCCTGTTACTTCTCAGTGCTGGAGGAGGGACAGCCCCGGGAGAAGCTTGAAT TTACTTTCAAGCTTTACGACAAAGATTGCAACAAGCTCCTGGACAGCTCT GAGGTGGATCGTATTATCACCCAGATGATGCGAGCCGCTAATTACCTGGGCTGGGATGTGACTGAACTCAGACCA GTGCTGAAAGACATGATGACAGCCATAGATGTGGATGACAGTGGGACTGTCACTCTGGAGGAGTGGGTGAAGGGGGGCATGAACAATGTACCTCTACTGGTTCTACTTGGACTGAAG ATGACAGAGAGGGACGGGCAGCATATCTGGAGGATGAAGCACTTTAACAAGCCGACATACTGCAGTGTGTGTCAGAACATGCTGCTCGGCCTCGGGAAGCAGGGACTCTGCTGCACCT gtTGCAAGTACACCGTCCACAGTCGGTGTGCAAACAAAAATCCTGAACCCTGCGCGCGGACATTTGTCAAATCTAAACAAGAGATTAGT GTACCTTCTCATGACTGGATCCGAGCAGACTGCAACTCCACAAAGTGTGAGGTCTGCCACAAGAAGATCAAAACTTTAGCTGGGAGGCGTTGTGTGTGGTGCCATGATATG CGTCACGATGACTGTGTTTTCACTGGTACATCGTCCTGTGACTGTGGACCACTGAGAGATCACATACTGCCTCCATGGGCTATATACGCCGtctcaaaa gaggaggacagcaACTTGTTGCACGTCACCCCTGACGGTCACGTCCTGCAG ATTCATCCAATTCCTGACACCCACCCACTGCTGGTGTTTGTAAACCCAAAAAGTGGAGGGAAGCAGGGTGAACG AGTACTCAGGAAGTTCCAGTACCTGCTGAATCCACGTCAGGTGTACAACCTGTCCAATGGAGGCCCTACACCAGG actCCACTTCTTTCGCAATCTACACGAGTACAGGATCCTGGTGTGTGGAGGAGACGGCACGGTCGGGTGGCTGCTGGATGCTATAG ACAAAGCAGACCTGCAGGTGCATCCTCCTGTAGCCGTCCTGCCTTTGGGCACAGGGAATGATATGGCCCGCTGCCTACGCTGGGGAGGAG GCTATGAGGGCTCAGACCTGAGAGAAATCCTGAAGGAGATCGAAGCCAGCCAGTTGATTCAAATGGACCGCTGGAGCATCCAGGTGATACCAGATGACCCCCAGGAGGCCGGAGACCCTGTGCCCTACGAGATCATCAACAACTACTTCTCTATTGGAGTG GACGCCTCTATTGCTCATCGTTTCCACTCCATGAGAGAGAAACACCCCCAGAGGTTCAACAGCAG aATGAAGAACAAACTTTGGTATTTTGAGTTTGCTACCTCTGAgaccctctcttcctcctgcaaGAGGCTGAAGGACTGTCTCACAATTGAG TGCAGTGGGAGAAGTTTGGACCTGAGCAGCATGTCTCTGGAAGGCATAGCTGTCCTCAACATACCCAGCATGCATGGTGGCTCCAACCTGTGGGGTGAGTCCAAGAAGCCTGACAGTGGGACAGAGGTGGAGCACAGTGACGTCATCACTGACCGTGAACTTCTTAAAACTATCCCACAAG ATATGAGTGATAAGCGTCTGGAGGTGGTGGGGCTGGAAGGAGTAATCGAGATGGGACAGATCTACACTGGACTGAAAAGTGCTGGACACAGACTGGCACAGACTTCACAAATCACAATCAG GACAATCAAAGCCCTGCCCATGCAAATCGATGGGGAGCCCTGGATGCAGCCTCCATGTACT atCCACATAACCCACAAGAACCAAGCTCAAATGCTGATGGCTGCACCAGCAAAATCGTCGGGCTTCTTTCACCTCAAATAG
- the dgkab gene encoding diacylglycerol kinase, alpha b isoform X1 — protein sequence MASSDDTEGSLTAVDFIQLQQYMEYSSLRVKDVIKEFHPGGRLAQHSFKECVDAVGFCLFLKTYLEVDDLPAHFCQRLYRYFQHVDLDGSLKTPPHKGSSSTLKAPGGVFLRDVSCYFSVLEEGQPREKLEFTFKLYDKDCNKLLDSSEVDRIITQMMRAANYLGWDVTELRPVLKDMMTAIDVDDSGTVTLEEWVKGGMNNVPLLVLLGLKMTERDGQHIWRMKHFNKPTYCSVCQNMLLGLGKQGLCCTCCKYTVHSRCANKNPEPCARTFVKSKQEISVPSHDWIRADCNSTKCEVCHKKIKTLAGRRCVWCHDMRHDDCVFTGTSSCDCGPLRDHILPPWAIYAVSKEEDSNLLHVTPDGHVLQIHPIPDTHPLLVFVNPKSGGKQGERVLRKFQYLLNPRQVYNLSNGGPTPGLHFFRNLHEYRILVCGGDGTVGWLLDAIDKADLQVHPPVAVLPLGTGNDMARCLRWGGGYEGSDLREILKEIEASQLIQMDRWSIQVIPDDPQEAGDPVPYEIINNYFSIGVDASIAHRFHSMREKHPQRFNSRMKNKLWYFEFATSETLSSSCKRLKDCLTIECSGRSLDLSSMSLEGIAVLNIPSMHGGSNLWGESKKPDSGTEVEHSDVITDRELLKTIPQDMSDKRLEVVGLEGVIEMGQIYTGLKSAGHRLAQTSQITIRTIKALPMQIDGEPWMQPPCTIHITHKNQAQMLMAAPAKSSGFFHLK from the exons ATGGCCTCCTCTGATGACACTGAAGGGTCACTGACTGCTGTGGATTTCatccagctgcagcagtacATGGAAT ACAGCAGTTTGAGGGTGAAAGATGTGATCAAGGAGTTCCATCCTGGGGGTCGACTGGCACAGCACAGCTTTAAAGAG TGCGTTGATGCAGTGGGCTTCTGTCTTTTTCTAAAGACCTACCTGGAAGTGGATGATTTACCTGCACATTTCTGCCAGCGCCTGTATCGGTATTTTCAACATGTAGATCTGGATGGGTCCTTAAAGACCCCCCCCCATAAAGGAAGTTCTTCAACTTTAAAAG CTCCAGGTGGGGTCTTTCTTCGTGATGTGTCCTGTTACTTCTCAGTGCTGGAGGAGGGACAGCCCCGGGAGAAGCTTGAAT TTACTTTCAAGCTTTACGACAAAGATTGCAACAAGCTCCTGGACAGCTCT GAGGTGGATCGTATTATCACCCAGATGATGCGAGCCGCTAATTACCTGGGCTGGGATGTGACTGAACTCAGACCA GTGCTGAAAGACATGATGACAGCCATAGATGTGGATGACAGTGGGACTGTCACTCTGGAGGAGTGGGTGAAGGGGGGCATGAACAATGTACCTCTACTGGTTCTACTTGGACTGAAG ATGACAGAGAGGGACGGGCAGCATATCTGGAGGATGAAGCACTTTAACAAGCCGACATACTGCAGTGTGTGTCAGAACATGCTGCTCGGCCTCGGGAAGCAGGGACTCTGCTGCACCT gtTGCAAGTACACCGTCCACAGTCGGTGTGCAAACAAAAATCCTGAACCCTGCGCGCGGACATTTGTCAAATCTAAACAAGAGATTAGT GTACCTTCTCATGACTGGATCCGAGCAGACTGCAACTCCACAAAGTGTGAGGTCTGCCACAAGAAGATCAAAACTTTAGCTGGGAGGCGTTGTGTGTGGTGCCATGATATG CGTCACGATGACTGTGTTTTCACTGGTACATCGTCCTGTGACTGTGGACCACTGAGAGATCACATACTGCCTCCATGGGCTATATACGCCGtctcaaaa gaggaggacagcaACTTGTTGCACGTCACCCCTGACGGTCACGTCCTGCAG ATTCATCCAATTCCTGACACCCACCCACTGCTGGTGTTTGTAAACCCAAAAAGTGGAGGGAAGCAGGGTGAACG AGTACTCAGGAAGTTCCAGTACCTGCTGAATCCACGTCAGGTGTACAACCTGTCCAATGGAGGCCCTACACCAGG actCCACTTCTTTCGCAATCTACACGAGTACAGGATCCTGGTGTGTGGAGGAGACGGCACGGTCGGGTGGCTGCTGGATGCTATAG ACAAAGCAGACCTGCAGGTGCATCCTCCTGTAGCCGTCCTGCCTTTGGGCACAGGGAATGATATGGCCCGCTGCCTACGCTGGGGAGGAG GCTATGAGGGCTCAGACCTGAGAGAAATCCTGAAGGAGATCGAAGCCAGCCAGTTGATTCAAATGGACCGCTGGAGCATCCAGGTGATACCAGATGACCCCCAGGAGGCCGGAGACCCTGTGCCCTACGAGATCATCAACAACTACTTCTCTATTGGAGTG GACGCCTCTATTGCTCATCGTTTCCACTCCATGAGAGAGAAACACCCCCAGAGGTTCAACAGCAG aATGAAGAACAAACTTTGGTATTTTGAGTTTGCTACCTCTGAgaccctctcttcctcctgcaaGAGGCTGAAGGACTGTCTCACAATTGAG TGCAGTGGGAGAAGTTTGGACCTGAGCAGCATGTCTCTGGAAGGCATAGCTGTCCTCAACATACCCAGCATGCATGGTGGCTCCAACCTGTGGGGTGAGTCCAAGAAGCCTGACAGTGGGACAGAGGTGGAGCACAGTGACGTCATCACTGACCGTGAACTTCTTAAAACTATCCCACAAG ATATGAGTGATAAGCGTCTGGAGGTGGTGGGGCTGGAAGGAGTAATCGAGATGGGACAGATCTACACTGGACTGAAAAGTGCTGGACACAGACTGGCACAGACTTCACAAATCACAATCAG GACAATCAAAGCCCTGCCCATGCAAATCGATGGGGAGCCCTGGATGCAGCCTCCATGTACT atCCACATAACCCACAAGAACCAAGCTCAAATGCTGATGGCTGCACCAGCAAAATCGTCGGGCTTCTTTCACCTCAAATAG